Within Aspergillus oryzae RIB40 DNA, chromosome 2, the genomic segment TCGCCGAGATCGAACAAACCAAGTCCGTCCCAAGATGTCCTCCAGATCGCCATTAATACATGAGAGATggtaaagaaaagaccaaatCAGGCATTCCGGTCGTCTGGATCGTCCTGCACGGCCGCCCGCAGCTCCCATACAATGTCGTAACATTCCGCTAATAGTGAATTCACGCTACCCTGACCTTCGGGGATGTCGCTGCCAACGTAGAACTTCCCATCTACTCGCATATTATCAATGGAGTTAAGCTAGATTATATTAGCAATGTTTCATGTGCCTCGAATGTCCCAAACCCCCAGGCTTACCTTCATACTATATGGGTAAAGTTCGCGCGAATTCGCCACGCCGCCAGACTCCTTAACCTCAAGGAGGCAGCGCTTCAGTGTTTGGAGTTGGTTATACACCGGTAACAATGCCTCAGATACCGGTTCTGAAGAGATTAGAAGCGCATAGATGTATCCATAGCTCCTCCGGATCAAATACAGGAGGGTCTACATGTTCACGTTAGCACACATGTGATTGTTGACATGCACTGGACCCTTACTCGTTGCGCATGAATGTCCGCCAGTTGTCCTTCCGCATCGACAAAGTTTCCATTCACACGTGCCTCGTCAATACGGTCGAGTTTTCGTTGATAGCCGAACAGGTCAGTCTCGCGGAGAGACCACGCTTGTGTTACAGACAGCCGATCAAGCTGGTTGCGAATCTCAACCAACCGCTCGTACTGGTCTTGGAACCGCTCATCAATCTTTCCCTCCCTGTGGAGTGTTAGCAGAGAAACGGTAGGATTTGGGGAGAGACGTACCTTTGCAGAACAATCTCCGTCCACATCCAGCACCGTTCCAATAAGCCTTTCACATTTTCCTGTCCCGGGAGAGGTTCCCCATCAGCGCCAACAAAATTGCCGTCTTTCAATGAAtcctggatcttcttcaactgaTCCCGTAGCGCATTCACTTCCGATGCGGAGAACTAACATGCACTGGGTTAGAATCTGCGGTTGTGTAGGACTCATAAGTGCACACCTTTGAGCGAGTGTTGACGGCAGAGGTTGACCGCAGGATTGACACAAGCGTCTCATGAGTGGACACAAGTTCAGGGCTCAGCTGCGCAAGACCACTCTGCAACTTGTCCAATAAAAGTCGGCACTTCTCCAGTCGGCTCTCCAAGAGTGTCAATAAAGCGGGCGAGTATACATTGCGACAGCGATCGATGGTTTCGTGAACATGTGCGAGAGTCTTTGTGATGGAGCTAAGATCTTTGGAACTGTAGAAGCCAGCCTCTTCCAAATGGTCAAGAAGTCGCTATTTGAACGTTAGAGAGCGGAAGAACCGGAAGAAAGTGGTTTGTCTTCAATTACCTGAACTGTAGTTGCCAAAGAATACCTTGAGCACAGCCAATAGTCAGTCTCAATCAGGTCCGATCAAATAAATGTTATTGGGAAGTACGTACACTGCAGGTGCCTCATTGTTCCGACCAACCGTCAAAAAGAGCAACGAGATCAATTGAAAGCAATCATCCAGTACATAGTCAACTAGAGCCTCGGGGAAATAGTAGCAGTCAGCAAGTCTGCTCTCATACAACTTATACTAAACGCAAGGCCCACTCAGTGCTAACGTCGGTTATGTGGCAGCCGGCGGTCTTTCCCCTTCCGGACGGCATTGAGCTTTTCCACCTCAGAGACCACCTCCTCGTATAGCGGAAGCACGTCGCGAGACTTGATATAGGAGGACTTGTCCTGCTTGATGAGCAGGAGAGCGTCGCGGGTGCGCAGCAGACGGTCGAGAATTGGTTGTTCTTGCGGATCTAACGGAGCGGGGACGGCGGGGGAATCCATGACGCCGGAGCGGGATATTCTAGATGGTAGGAGGTAGTATGGGTGGGAGAAAATTGTCAAGTGATGGATCGGTGCGATATGGAACGGGGTGGTATCTGTATTTCGGAGATAATAAAATGCGAGAGAGATACGGAGATATTTCGATCTAGAGGCTAAACTGCATCATGCGGATTAGATGCAATCAGACGATGATGGCATGGATTGCCTATTCGGGGCTAGCGTAAAGTCACGGGAGGGGCGGTGACGCTAAGCCAGAACAAGGCCCTAAGCGAGCCCTAGGTGCACACAGTACCAGTTCCGCTCTGGGCGTCTACCGGACTCTCAAAGATACGCCGAGTTAAAAGTCTcccgtcttcttctctctttcctatACCCATCCCTCTCGAGACTCCAGTCCAGTCAACGACCCCATCGACCACCATGTCTACTGCCGAGCTCGCTTGCTCCTACGCGGCCCTTATCCTTGCCGATGATGGCATCGAGGTCACCGTACGTATTATCCTTGGATCTTGAGTTGGTATTGTGGGAAACCGATTGAACAACACGAAGTTGTCGCAAAGAGGTGGAAAATTGCGGGACATGTTGAAAAATGGGAGATGAAAATTTTTGCATTGGGAATACTGGCTGATCGTGTCTTTTGTTCACCACAGGCCGACAAGCTCCAGACTCTCCTGACCGCCGCCAAGGTTCAGGAAGTTGAGCCCATCTGGACTTCCATCTTCGCCAAGGTAAATATCCGACAGTCTTCGAGCGACAGATAGAACAACGCAAAGTCAAAATTCAGCAACTTACATATTCCGATTTTACAGGCTCTTGAGGGCAAGGACATCAAGGATCTCCTGACCAACGTCGGCTCCGGTGGTGCCGCCCCCGCCGGcgctgctgccgctgctggtggcGCTGCTGCCCCCGCTGAGGCCGCcgctgaggagaagaaggaagaaggtaaTGATTCGATCCATGAAGAGTCTGCGAAGGTGTGCGGAGTGCTGACTTTTGCACAcagagaaggaggagtcCGACGAGGACATGGGCTTCGGTCTTTTCGACTAAGCGTCTTCACCCGTTCGGCTTTCctaatttcctttttcacCTCgtttcttccatatctccTTTTCGCCCTCGCATTTCTTGTACCCCATACTACGCGACCGCACGATGaccaaaaagggaaatttAAAAGGGATCAACGGACAAAGACATCCGGTGGGACTGGGCGCTTTGCTTGTATGATGGGTTCGATGACAGGTACTGGAACGGATGACGCTATGATTCCGGCCATCAGACTTCAGTCGTGGCACACCTATGGGTCGGGGGCGAGATCGTGTTGGCCGTCCTCGTTTCTATGTTATATGTTCCCAGTTTAGCTAGTTTCGAGCTTAGGTGCCCAGATCTCATGCCATGTCTGTCATGCGACCATGAACAAAAGGTTTCTGTTTGCATTGTCCGTATAAAATTATTCATAATTGCCGCCCACTCCCGTCCGTCGCTCTaaggttaaaaaaaaaaacaaagtcATGCATAGtagatataaatatagtACAAACGCCATGCCACCTAAGCCCCGCAACTTTTTTAACAGATAAAAATACTCGACACAACTTTTGATAAGCGCAATCACTAACGGAACGACGCCGCGTCCCCGTCAAGTCGATCAACGCGCTAAACTATTAGCGTAACTGTACCCTGGCCCTTGACAATCATGGCCCTGCGGCTGTCGAGTCCGCAACCGCATATAGACGAAATTGTATAAAAATCGTGATATCCTCGACCATCGTGCCCAGCGATCCCAGCAGCCAAGGTATGTTTGTAACAATGTAGTTCTTCTCCGTTGAATGACAAAGGATCTAAATTGTACATTGTCAGCCTCAAATGACATACTtacaaaagaaggaaggagTAAATCAAAACATACACCAGCGCCATAAGTCAAATTTCccaggagggagaggataaagaacaaaagtgAGAGTCCTGTAAACCAGTTAGCCGCGTACATGCATTGCCTGGTGGTTCGGAAATACATACCCTCACAAGATTTGTCCTTCCAGTTTTTATAGATCTGCGGCAGGCGTGCACTAACATTTGTCAATCCTGAACACTATTCAAACTCCCATTTCAGTTTCAAAACTCACCCCAGATAGCAGATCGCGCTGAAATACCCAACCACCTGGGCTCCAACGGCTATCTCGGCACCCCCGGCATCCTCCTGAGGTGCCGGCTGCCAAACACCAGATTGCCATGCGATAGTCCATCCACCCATTCCAATCACGCAGATGGCCAAGACACTGCTGAAGTTCTTGACCCAGGCACTACGACCGACCTCGTTCTCCTCGACAATTTTCGCTAACGTATCGTCGGGACCGTTAGCATGGCCGTCACGGTGCTGCGACGAACATGACCGACGGCGCGAAGCCGGCCCTTCTCGAAGGCTGTCGCTAAAGCGCCGGCCGAGCAACGGGGTGGTCGGGTCAGGTGTTTCGACGGAGGAACGTCGACGATGGAAAGCCTGAAGACGCGAATTGCGCATCTTGTAGTAGAGGCATTGCCCAATAAGCACACCGTCTGCGATACAGAAATAAACTGCGATAGCCACAATTACGGGAACCAGCCCGGCCCAAAGCCCACCGATTAGGTTGGTTACGTCACCGACGAACCAAACGGcgagaaagacaagagagaTGGCCTCCGCATTGCCATTGCGATAGTTCTCGATAAGTTGAGGTACCTAGCAGAGGTAGTTTAGCAGACTGTCTTCGCAAGGACCTACGGATCGCAGCGCGATCGAGCAACGTAGCGGATAAACACATACCAGGACAAAGATCCAGCAGGTCAAAGAAATCGATCCCAGGAGTCCGGAGGCAGCTTCACGGGTGGTTAATGGTACGGGTTCTGCCGAAGCCATACTGACCTGCGACCACAGTGACggcattttctttcttgggtGAGCGATGGTCTGAATCTGCCGGCGATCCGTGAGCAGAGATAAGGAAAAAGTTAGCTATCTCGCGAAGCGCTCGGATGTAACGTGATAGCACATGAGTCACTAATATAGTGCAGTGGCGAAATCCAATCTAATGATTGAAATTTTCCCGATAGTGTTCTCATCGAACAAGATATGGACAATCCCACGCATGGCAGAAGCAAGTGTCACGGTCGAAGTAGGATTTTATTATAGTTACGGGCGGAACCGCTGCCTCTCGGAGAATGTTTTACTAAGCTGCGAGAATTGTGAGGGGGCATCTTTTTCACCCCTTTGATAAGGGAATATCGAATATTTCAGAGAGAGTAAACAATAAGATACAAGTAGGGGAACCTTTTTAGTCGGATCTTAAATTTAACAGATGCGTGTAACCGAAAACGGATGCTTGGTTATAGAAGTCCCTGTTATGACGTTTGCCCTAAGACTCCGCCagtgatgtatatataattctaaCAGTACACGAGCCTCTACCCCACAATACAAATACAACGAAATGAAAACACGGTATCAACTATACAGAGACATACTATTCCTGCCTATCTTCAATTCTTACAAGATAACAACTACAATTCTAAATCCATAAGTTTGAGTAATGCAATCATGGTATATCATTCCGTCACTATACACGCATCGAGGGTTGATATAATCacacatcctcatcttcatcatatTCCAGTAGCTGAAGTTCATCCTCCAACAAATCAATCGCTATCTCACCTATAGAGTCCCGAATCGGACCGTGGAGTAACCGCTGTCGAGTATCAGGCTGGAGGGCGTCCAAGGCATCTACATACTCAGTCAAGGGAGAGTAGTCGAGGACTTCCCCCCAATTACCGCGATCGACACCATACTGACGTAAAAATGCCTCCAGGCTGTGAAGACCATCTGCCAGCAGCCACTGCTCAAGTTGTGGCTGCTGATCAGCGTTAGGGTGTGGGCGTGTAGTATTAGTCTCGCCTTCACCCTCGCCAGTCGAACCGTCATCGTCATgtacttcttcgccgccgTGGAACCCAGGGAAACGAATAGCGCCATTGTTCATCTGATCCAAAAGATCCCGTAGCCACTGTGGGCGACCAGCCTCCGGCACCCGAGACAAATACGATGGGGTGGGATCCGACTGTTGGCGGAAAGCCTCCGAGTCATAGGGAGGCAGTGGATCGGACGCTGATATCCGTCCGGAGACAAAGCGTGTGGGTAGATGCGTTGTGACTTTAGGGATGTCGGACAGCACCACATGGCGGGCAATATCGAGTGTGATCTCAGGAGGTTC encodes:
- a CDS encoding PQ-loop repeat-containing protein (predicted membrane protein) — encoded protein: MASAEPVPLTTREAASGLLGSISLTCWIFVLVPQLIENYRNGNAEAISLVFLAVWFVGDVTNLIGGLWAGLVPVIVAIAVYFCIADGVLIGQCLYYKMRNSRLQAFHRRRSSVETPDPTTPLLGRRFSDSLREGPASRRRSCSSQHRDGHANGPDDTLAKIVEENEVGRSAWVKNFSSVLAICVIGMGGWTIAWQSGVWQPAPQEDAGGAEIAVGAQVVGYFSAICYLGARLPQIYKNWKDKSCEGLSLLFFILSLLGNLTYGAGILCHSTEKNYIVTNIPWLLGSLGTMVEDITIFIQFRLYAVADSTAAGP
- the rpp1 gene encoding ribosomal protein P1 (60s acidic ribosomal protein P1), with translation MSTAELACSYAALILADDGIEVTADKLQTLLTAAKVQEVEPIWTSIFAKALEGKDIKDLLTNVGSGGAAPAGAAAAAGGAAAPAEAAAEEKKEEEKEESDEDMGFGLFD